Proteins encoded within one genomic window of Eurosta solidaginis isolate ZX-2024a chromosome 1, ASM4086904v1, whole genome shotgun sequence:
- the LOC137238626 gene encoding uncharacterized protein: MHSDSGISSPPTSFPQQQNQNVVEVQPNERQAAVIYARLPVPAMSSSNIEAWFTSMDFWFTASGIRSDKQKAATVFAALDPTVVSQLAQVIADMPQSDKFEYVKTKIIEHFADREQRRLNRLLSELPLGDRKPSELYLEMKRVAGTTLGDAALNGLWTKRLPAFAQPVIAASSGTAAEFMKIADSIIDAVAPQQVAQVRTDAAELNQLRTAIEDLSKRVERLSSKSRSRSQTRSTPTKYNNSKSTSRPQQARNRSPSSANAECWYHQKYGTNARKYHSPCRRRQRSVQTITTDGKNLLGKRVTKCSESSVTERQVFRLQVRDKTTSTIFLIDTEADVSILPLTTLSYDIRPTATKLYAANRAAIKVLGEKRIRLDLGLRRDFVWSFLVADVTQPIIGADFIKFYDLLIDMR, translated from the coding sequence atgcattccgacagcggcATATCTTCCCCACCGACGAGCTTTccacagcaacaaaaccaaaacgTGGTAGAAGTGCAACCAAATGAGAGGCAGGCCGCAGTTATCTACGCCCGGCTGCCTGTCCCGGCAATGTCTAGTTCCAACATAGAGGCGTGGTTTACGTCTATGGATTTTTGGTTTACAGCCTCTGGAATCAGATCAGACAAGCAAAAAGCAGCAACCGTGTTTGCAGCACTGGACCCCACTGTGGTTAGCCAATTGGCCCAAGTCATCGCCGACATGCCACAGAGCGACAAATTTGAATATGTCAAGACAAAAATCATTGAGCATTTCGCCGATAGGGAGCAGAGACGTCTCAATAGGCTACTATCGGAACTGCCACTAGGTGATAGAAAGCCTTCGGAGCTGTATTTGGAGATGAAGCGAGTGGCAGGCACTACCCTGGGCGACGCTGCTCTTAACGGACTTTGGACAAAACGTTTACCAGCCTTTGCCCAGCCGGTTATCGCCGCATCGTCTGGCACAGCAGCAGAATTCATGAAGATAGCCGATTCAATAATTGATGCCGTTGCTCCCCAGCAAGTAGCGCAGGTACGAACCGATGCAGCTGAATTAAATCAACTTCGTACAGCAATAGaagacttatccaagcgagttgAGAGACTCAGTTCGAAATCACGCTCTCGCTCACAAACTCGATCAACACCGACAAAGTACAACAACTCGAAAAGCACGAGCCGGCCGCAACAAGCTAGAAACAGAAGTCCATCATCAGCCAATGCCGAATGTTGGTATCATCAGAAGTATGGCACAAATGCTCGCAAGTACCACAGCCCCTGCCGACGCCGACAACGATCAGTTCAAAcaataacaacagatggtaaaaattTACTTGGAAAGCGGGTGACGAAATGTAGCGAAAGTTCTGTCACCGAACGCCAAGTTTTTCGCCTCCAGGTAAGAGATAAAACAACGAGTACAATTTTTCTCATTGATACGGAAGCAGACGTTTCCATCCTCCCACTAACAACATTGTCATATGATATTCGTCCAACCGCCACAAAGTTGTATGCAGCAAACCGTGCTGCTATAAAAGTACTAGGGGAAAAACGAATTAGATTAGACCTAGGCCTCCGCCGCGATTTTGTGTGGTCATTTCTAGTCGCAGACGTCACACAACCCATCATCGGTGccgatttcataaaattttatgatCTGCTTATCGATATGCGATGA
- the bam gene encoding uncharacterized protein bam isoform X3: protein MMSLNMQQSGERASQLLKFNMEHISDELSALIMVGELDSFGTITTVSKNINTSQTISFEPCAGAQSKSVINTVAAYRTDGLSTMSIDDTAVDSKETRPLQLYLQYHCQQQLYSQQPQQNLPCNIHQRASYSTTYDVRHCPSVVAESQLNHRFGVKINNYHTCANRQLNPMRNYERLNNCIVTANVPLNHSLSPKFEFHFLPCQSSNGHPDKKSMPLISSAARRDHESEHYNGICRRYSGCVGGSSWCNERRKFMKQQTDSAYIDEIDYDRIVIDMSAIGLSMDNRNLNPVLRLFGVFHKVHYFLNDVFPESFVMQCRVVTSTKFSMPCTMNVQYQVKQVTRKGAIFLLEMQRLLNTNRIHCLELYLECEQSLNMLRTSLTHFEIFKRVEMEHKRGQFVTEEAQG from the exons ATGATGTCTTTGAATATGCAACAAAGTGGAGAAAGAGCTAGCCAATTGCTTAAATTTAATATGGAACATATTTCAGACGAATTGAGTGCATTAATAATGGTTGGCGAATTAGATAGTTTTGGAACCATTACGACTGTGTCAAAAAATATTAATACCAGTCAGACCATATCTTTTGAACCCTGTGCTGGTGCCCAATCAAAAAGTGTTATAAATACCGTTGCAGCCTACAGAACTGATGGACTATCAACTATGTCAATAGATGATACTGCAGTAGATAGTAAGGAAACGCGGCCTCTACAATTATACCTACAATATCATTGCCAACAACAGTTATATTCTCAGCAACCTCAACAGAACCTTCCATGTAACATCCATCAACGGGCAAGTTATAGCACAACTTATGATGTCAGACATTGCCCGTCCGTAGTAGCGGAATCTCAATTAAACCATAGATTTGGGGTCAAAATAAATAATTACCATACCTGTGCGAACCGCCAACTGAATCCGATGCGAAACTATGAACGATTAAACAACTGTATTGTTACTGCCAATGTTCCACTAAATCATTCGTTATCGCCCAAATTTGAATTTCACTTTTTACCCTGTCAGTCATCCAATGGACATCCCGATAAAAAATCTATGCCACTAATTTCCAGTGCTGCTCGTAGGGATCATGAATCCGAGCATTATAATGGAATTTGCAGACGCTACAGTGGATGTGTTGGAGGTAGTAGTTGGTGCAATGAACGACGCAAATTTATGAAGCAACAAACAGATAGTGCATATATTGATGAAATTGATTACGACAGAATAGTGATAGATATGTCTGCAATAGGTTTATCTATGGACAA caGAAACCTTAATCCAGTGTTGCGCTTGTTTGGGGTCTTCCATAAAGTGCACTATTTTTTGAATGATGTCTTTCCCGAAAGTTTTGTTATGCAGTGTAGAGTAGTTACATCAACAAAGTTCTCCATGCCATGTACAATGAATGTTCAATATCAAGTGAAACAGGTGACACGCAAGGGTGCAATATTCCTCCTCGAAATGCAACGTCTTTTAAATACAAATAGAATACATTGCTTAGAGTTGTATTTAGAATGTGAACAATCTTTGAATATGTTACGAacttcattaacacatttcgaaattttcaaacGTGTTGAAATGGAACATAAACGTGGACAATTTGTTACAGAAGAGGCTCAAG